A single window of Candidatus Eisenbacteria bacterium DNA harbors:
- a CDS encoding sugar transferase yields MILGAIALDLVALSAGILLPSLLRFTPEALLASLDTVAGRAMIVLTPLLWVAALSARDAYAPRVMIAKGDQVMRVVGAVLPAWVFTQLLAFLVKAPVPFDSRLVVGLTLPATLLGVCALRLGALRPLARRIYPRLARGPVLVLGDTERAHRIAANVAERDERRRGVSLRPLSAVTPETAARMIEERGFGEVVIEPNGRGLDEVLDVAFACLDARADVRVVSPRFQIVIGRSAIGDFDGIPVLRFRRHDLAGPESVVKRLVDVVGSAAGLVVLSPLLLAIALAVRLSSPGPVLFRQERVGRRGRRFTMLKFRTMEHGNDPRIHQEYLRDLIRSGAAADTSEDGAKIYKLTRDPRVTRVGAWLRALSLDELPQLWNVLRGEMSLVGPRPCVSYEWDLYRPWQRRRLDVLPGCTGLWQVTARSHVGFEEMVILDLHYAHHGSVASDLWLIVQTLPAMLRGRGGY; encoded by the coding sequence GTGATCCTCGGCGCGATCGCGCTCGACCTCGTCGCCCTGAGCGCGGGGATCCTGCTGCCCTCGCTGCTGCGATTCACGCCGGAGGCGCTCCTCGCCTCACTCGATACCGTCGCGGGACGCGCGATGATCGTGCTCACGCCGCTCCTCTGGGTCGCCGCGCTGAGCGCGCGCGACGCGTACGCGCCACGCGTGATGATCGCGAAGGGCGATCAGGTCATGCGCGTCGTGGGAGCCGTGCTCCCCGCGTGGGTCTTCACGCAGCTGCTCGCGTTCCTGGTCAAAGCGCCGGTGCCGTTCGACAGCCGGCTCGTCGTGGGTCTCACGCTCCCCGCGACGCTTCTGGGCGTGTGCGCGCTCCGGCTTGGAGCGCTGCGGCCGCTGGCCCGCCGGATCTACCCGCGGCTCGCGCGCGGGCCGGTGCTGGTGCTGGGCGACACCGAGCGCGCCCACCGGATCGCCGCGAACGTGGCGGAGCGCGACGAGCGCCGCCGCGGCGTCTCGCTCCGACCTCTCTCGGCCGTGACTCCCGAGACCGCCGCCCGGATGATCGAGGAACGGGGCTTCGGCGAGGTCGTGATCGAGCCGAACGGCCGCGGACTCGACGAGGTGCTGGACGTGGCGTTCGCGTGCCTCGACGCGCGCGCGGACGTGCGCGTGGTGTCGCCCCGCTTCCAGATCGTGATCGGCCGGTCCGCGATCGGCGATTTCGACGGGATTCCCGTCTTGAGGTTCCGGCGTCACGACCTCGCCGGCCCCGAGTCGGTGGTGAAGCGCCTCGTGGACGTGGTGGGCTCGGCCGCCGGGCTCGTGGTCCTTTCGCCGTTGCTCCTCGCGATCGCGCTCGCGGTCCGCCTGTCGTCCCCGGGCCCGGTGCTCTTCCGCCAGGAGCGCGTGGGGCGGCGCGGACGCCGGTTCACGATGCTCAAGTTCCGCACGATGGAGCACGGCAACGATCCGAGGATCCATCAGGAGTATCTTCGCGATCTGATCCGCTCGGGGGCCGCCGCGGACACGTCCGAGGACGGCGCCAAGATCTACAAGCTGACGCGCGATCCGCGCGTGACGCGCGTGGGGGCATGGCTTCGCGCGCTGTCGCTGGACGAGCTGCCGCAGCTCTGGAACGTGCTGCGCGGCGAGATGAGCCTGGTGGGTCCGCGGCCGTGTGTCTCGTACGAGTGGGACCTGTACCGGCCCTGGCAGCGCCGGAGGCTCGACGTGCTGCCGGGATGCACGGGTCTGTGGCAGGTCAC